Genomic DNA from Gallaecimonas pentaromativorans:
TCGGCAGGTGCATCATCAGCAAGGTGCCAAGGAAGCACACCGGAATGCCCATCATCACCCAAAACGCCAGCCGCACCTGCAAAAAGAGGCTCAGCACCAAGAACACCAGGATACCGCCCATCACCATGTTGCTAAGCATCATGTCCAGGCGGTCAGACAAGAACTTGGAGCTGTCGCCCCAGTAGTCGAGCTGCACCCCAGCCGGCAGGTTCTTTTTCTTGTCGGCGACGTATTTTTTTACCGCTTCGGCGATTTTCAGCGCGTCCTGGTCCCCTACCGCTACCACACCGATAGAGACCCCGGGTTTACCGTTAAAGCGGGCAAAGCTGTCTTGCTCCACAAAGCCGTCAATCACCTTGGCTACGTCGTTCACCAGCACCCGGGTGCCGTCATTGCGGGTCAAAAGGGTGATTTTGTCGAACTGGTAACCGCGGTAGGCTTTGCCTTTGGCGCGCAGCAGGATATCGCCGGTTGCCGATTTAATGGAGCCGCCAGGCATATCCACCGAGCTGTTGCGCACCGCTCTTGCCACTTCGTCCAGGGTCAGGCCGTATTTGCGCAGCTTGTCTTCAGATACCTCAATGCCCACCTCGTAATTGCGCGAGCCTTGCACGTCGGCGCGGGTAATGCCCGGCAAGTCTTTGAGGTCGTCGGCGATGGATTTGGCGTATTCCTTGAAGCCGCGCTCGGTGAGATCCCCGTAAACCTGTACCCAGATCACCTCCTGCTCGGGGCGAATTTCGTAGATAACCGGTTTTTCAGCCTGCTCGGGCATGGTGGGAATGGCATCAACGCGAATTTTAATTTCGTTGAGCACCTCGGTGGTGTTGTAAGAAGGCTCCACTTCCACCTGAATGGAGGCGTTACCCTCACTGGCGGTGGATTTCACTTCCTTGATGCCCTCGATGTTCTCGATGGCCTCTTCCACCTTGAGCACGATGCCCTCTTCCACTTCCTGGGGGGCGGCGCCGGGGTACGGCACCTGGATGGAGATATAGGGCAGATCCAGCTGCGGAAACACCTCTTTGCGGATAAGCAAGGCGCTAACAATACCGCCGATGATGATCACCGCCATCAGCAGGTTGGCGGCAACGGTGTTGTGCGTAAACCAGGCAATAACGCCTTTTTGTTTTTCGCTCATTTTTCACTCACCGCCAGTTGCGTTTGGTGCTCGGCCTTGGGCGGCTCAGGGGCGATGGCCACCAGGGTGCCGTCCACCACGTTGCTAAGGGAGGTTAGGGATACCCGGTCACCGTCTTGCAGGCCGCTGGAGATATAGGCGTTCTGGGTGTCGGTGCGATCCACCTGCACTTTAAGGCGGCGGATGTGGTTGTCGTTATCGACCAGCACCACTTCATCGCCCCGCACCGCTTCTTTGGGTAGCACAATCAAGGGGCGCTCTTTACCGGAGCGCATCTGGGCGCTGACAAAGGTGCCGTACTTGAGCCAATGGCCACCGGCCTTGAGCCGCGAGTAAGGGTCGCGCACCTCGGCGATGACAAAGCTCATCCTAGACTGGGCATCCAGCACCCCGGAGCCTTGCACCAGTTCGGCGTCCCAGTGGTGGGTTTGGCCGGCCACGGTGTTGGCAAGGGAAATGGTAATGCCGCTGCGGTCGCCATCGCTCAGGCCCAGCCAGGACAGCTCTTCGTCAGATACCGGCAGCCGCACTTCGGCCACGGCGGTGTCGTCAATCATGCCAAGCTGGGTGCCCAGGGTAACGTATTGACCAAGGGCGATATTGCGCTGGCGCACCAGGCCGTCATAAGGGGCGCGAATTTCGGTGCGTTGCAGGTTGCGCTTGGCTTCTTCAAGGCGGGCTTTTTGCGATTGCACCAGGGCCTCGGCGCTGGCGAGCTGGGGTTTACGCAGCGCGATGTCGGTGACTTTATCCGGGGAAACACTGCGCCATTCTTGGGCTGCCACCCGGCCCTGGGCCTTTTCCTGCTCGTAAGCGGCAATGGCCTGGGCCAGGTCGGCCTCGGCGGCGCTCAGGGCGGTTTGGTAATCGGCAGGGTCAATCTGAGCCAACAGCTCGCCCTTTTGCACCATGGAGCCGGAGCGGAACTGGTCAGAGACCGACACCACCCGGCCGCCCACTTCCGCCACCAGGGAGGTTTGGGTTTTCGGCTGCACCGTGCCTTGAGATTCGATTTGGTAGTGCACCGGCGACTCTTTGGCGGTGACCACCGAGATCATCACCGGGGCCCTTGCTTCCTCCGCTTTTTGCGGCGGCTTTTTGGTCATCATCAAACCGACGAATCCCGCTATCGCCACCACCAACACCGCCAAGGGCAATAAGCACCCAATCGCAACTCTTTTCATGCAAGCTTCCCTGATTTTCCAGCGCCGACAATATGTAATGCGGCTGTTATAGCCGAAGGCCCTGACTGCTTATACAGGGCAAGTATTTTATTGTTTTGCAAAATGTGTACGACATGTTGCCAAGGTTATATTGGGCCATAAAAAAGGGCCCTGATGGGCCCTTTTATGGCACGGCCGGGGTTATTTTTTCCGGACCGTGATGCAACCGGCGGAATAGCCAGCACCGAAGGAGCAGATAATGCCCACATCGCCGCTACCCAGATCGCTGCGGTGCTTGTGAAAGGCGATGATGGAGCCGGCGCTGGAGGTGTTGGCGTATTCATCGAGAATCACCGGCGCCTCGATTTCGTCGGCATCGCGGCCCAGCACTTTACGGGCAATAAAAAGGTTCATGTTGATGTTGGCCTGGTGCAGCCAGAGCCGATTAGGCGTCAGGTCCTGGCGGGCCAGCTCGCCGCTGATAAGGTCGCTGACCATGGGCACCACTTCCTTGAACACCTTGCGCCCTTCCTGCACGAACAGCTTGTCGCGGTCGAACTGGTATTCGGGGGCGGTGCGGTTCAAAAAGCCGAAGTTGTTGCGGATGTTGTTGGAAAACTCGGTGACCAGCTTCTCGCCCACCACGGCCCACTGCTCGGCGCTAACCGCGTCTTCGCTGCGCTCAAGCACGATGGCGGTGCAGGCGTCGCCGAAAATAAAGTGGCTGTCGCGGTCACG
This window encodes:
- a CDS encoding efflux RND transporter periplasmic adaptor subunit encodes the protein MKRVAIGCLLPLAVLVVAIAGFVGLMMTKKPPQKAEEARAPVMISVVTAKESPVHYQIESQGTVQPKTQTSLVAEVGGRVVSVSDQFRSGSMVQKGELLAQIDPADYQTALSAAEADLAQAIAAYEQEKAQGRVAAQEWRSVSPDKVTDIALRKPQLASAEALVQSQKARLEEAKRNLQRTEIRAPYDGLVRQRNIALGQYVTLGTQLGMIDDTAVAEVRLPVSDEELSWLGLSDGDRSGITISLANTVAGQTHHWDAELVQGSGVLDAQSRMSFVIAEVRDPYSRLKAGGHWLKYGTFVSAQMRSGKERPLIVLPKEAVRGDEVVLVDNDNHIRRLKVQVDRTDTQNAYISSGLQDGDRVSLTSLSNVVDGTLVAIAPEPPKAEHQTQLAVSEK